In Brachypodium distachyon strain Bd21 chromosome 2, Brachypodium_distachyon_v3.0, whole genome shotgun sequence, one genomic interval encodes:
- the LOC100824185 gene encoding pto-interacting protein 1 isoform X1, whose product MSCFACCGGDDTQGAPDNRGSYASGYPARNDAYRTADPTPKGAQPVKVQPIAVPTISVEEIREATKDFGDETLIGEGSFGRVYFGALKNGRSAAVKKLDSSKQPDQEFLAQVSMVSRLKHENVVELLGYCVDGNTRILVYEFATMGSLHDMLHGRKGVKGAQPGPVLSWTQRVKIAVGAAKGLEYLHEKAQPHIIHRDIKSSNVLLFDDDVAKIADFDLSNQAPDMAARLHSTRVLGTFGYHAPEYAMTGQLSTKSDVYSFGVVLLELLTGRKPVDHTLPRGQQSLVTWATPRLSEDKVRQCVDSRLGSEYPPKAVAKFAAVAALCVQYEADFRPNMSIVVKALQPLLNARSSNPGEHRS is encoded by the exons ATGTCGTGCTTTGCATGCTGTGGTGGTGATGACACGCAAGGGGCACCTGATAACAGAGGATCATACGCTAGTGGCTACCCAGCAA GGAATGATGCTTATCGTACTGCTGATCCAACTCCCAAAGGTGCTCAACCTGTGAAAGTTCAACCAATTGCAGTCCCCACAATTTCTGTAGAAGAAATTAGGGAGGCAACTAAGGATTTTGGTGATGAAACTTTGATTGGTGAGGGTTCTTTTGGTAGAGTGTACTTTGGTGCCCTAAAAAATGGTAGAAGTGCAGCAGTAAAAAAGTTAGATTCAAGCAAGCAACCAGACCAAGAGTTTTTGGCACAGGTCTCCATGGTGTCAAGACTTAAGCATGAAAATGTTGTGGAGTTGCTTGGTTATTGTGTTGATGGAAACACCCGTATCCTTGTTTATGAGTTTGCTACGATGGGCTCCCTTCATGATATGCTTCATG GACGGAAAGGTGTGAAGGGAGCTCAGCCTGGTCCGGTCTTGTCATGGACACAAAGAGTAAAGATTGCTGTTGGAGCAGCCAAAGGCCTAGAGTATCTTCATGAGAAAGCTCAGCCTCATATCATACACAGGGATATCAAGTCCAGCAATGTTCTTCTATTTGATGATGATGTAGCTAAAATAGCTGATTTTGATTTGTCAAACCAAGCTCCAGATATGGCCGCTCGGCTTCACTCAACTAGGGTTCTTGGAACATTTGGATATCATGCACCTGA GTATGCGATGACTGGACAACTTAGCACTAAGAGCGATGTGTACAGTTTTGGAGTTGTTCTTCTAGAGCTCCTGACTGGAAGAAAGCCTGTGGATCATACATTACCAAGAGGACAGCAGAGCCTTGTGACATGG GCCACTCCCCGACTTAGTGAAGACAAGGTTAGGCAGTGTGTTGATTCAAGACTTGGAAGTGAATATCCTCCTAAAGCCGTTGCAAAG TTTGCGGCTGTTGCTGCATTGTGCGTGCAATATGAAGCAGATTTTAGACCGAATATGAGCATAGTCGTGAAGGCACTCCAACCCCTGCTGAATGCACGATCATCCAACCCTGGCGAACATAGATCTTAA
- the LOC100824185 gene encoding pto-interacting protein 1 isoform X2, whose protein sequence is MSCFACCGGDDTQGAPDNRGSYASGYPARNDAYRTADPTPKGAQPVKVQPIAVPTISVEEIREATKDFGDETLIGEGSFGRVYFGALKNGRSAAVKKLDSSKQPDQEFLAQVSMVSRLKHENVVELLGYCVDGNTRILVYEFATMGSLHDMLHGRKGVKGAQPGPVLSWTQRVKIAVGAAKGLEYLHEKAQPHIIHRDIKSSNVLLFDDDVAKIADFDLSNQAPDMAARLHSTRVLGTFGYHAPEYAMTGQLSTKSDVYSFGVVLLELLTGRKPVDHTLPRGQQSLVTWARRGSQRHVPAPRPRCWSIDGWSACRHASGM, encoded by the exons ATGTCGTGCTTTGCATGCTGTGGTGGTGATGACACGCAAGGGGCACCTGATAACAGAGGATCATACGCTAGTGGCTACCCAGCAA GGAATGATGCTTATCGTACTGCTGATCCAACTCCCAAAGGTGCTCAACCTGTGAAAGTTCAACCAATTGCAGTCCCCACAATTTCTGTAGAAGAAATTAGGGAGGCAACTAAGGATTTTGGTGATGAAACTTTGATTGGTGAGGGTTCTTTTGGTAGAGTGTACTTTGGTGCCCTAAAAAATGGTAGAAGTGCAGCAGTAAAAAAGTTAGATTCAAGCAAGCAACCAGACCAAGAGTTTTTGGCACAGGTCTCCATGGTGTCAAGACTTAAGCATGAAAATGTTGTGGAGTTGCTTGGTTATTGTGTTGATGGAAACACCCGTATCCTTGTTTATGAGTTTGCTACGATGGGCTCCCTTCATGATATGCTTCATG GACGGAAAGGTGTGAAGGGAGCTCAGCCTGGTCCGGTCTTGTCATGGACACAAAGAGTAAAGATTGCTGTTGGAGCAGCCAAAGGCCTAGAGTATCTTCATGAGAAAGCTCAGCCTCATATCATACACAGGGATATCAAGTCCAGCAATGTTCTTCTATTTGATGATGATGTAGCTAAAATAGCTGATTTTGATTTGTCAAACCAAGCTCCAGATATGGCCGCTCGGCTTCACTCAACTAGGGTTCTTGGAACATTTGGATATCATGCACCTGA GTATGCGATGACTGGACAACTTAGCACTAAGAGCGATGTGTACAGTTTTGGAGTTGTTCTTCTAGAGCTCCTGACTGGAAGAAAGCCTGTGGATCATACATTACCAAGAGGACAGCAGAGCCTTGTGACATGG GCACGCAGGGGGAGCCAGCGGCATGTGCCAGCGCCCAGACCTCGGTGTTGGAGTATTGATGGGTGGAGTGCCTGTAGACATGCCTCTGGGATGTAG
- the LOC100824185 gene encoding pto-interacting protein 1 isoform X3 produces MSCFACCGGDDTQGAPDNRGSYASGYPARNDAYRTADPTPKGAQPVKVQPIAVPTISVEEIREATKDFGDETLIGEGSFGRVYFGALKNGRSAAVKKLDSSKQPDQEFLAQVSMVSRLKHENVVELLGYCVDGNTRILVYEFATMGSLHDMLHGRKGVKGAQPGPVLSWTQRVKIAVGAAKGLEYLHEKAQPHIIHRDIKSSNVLLFDDDVAKIADFDLSNQAPDMAARLHSTRVLGTFGYHAPEYAMTGQLSTKSDVYSFGVVLLELLTGRKPVDHTLPRGQQSLVTW; encoded by the exons ATGTCGTGCTTTGCATGCTGTGGTGGTGATGACACGCAAGGGGCACCTGATAACAGAGGATCATACGCTAGTGGCTACCCAGCAA GGAATGATGCTTATCGTACTGCTGATCCAACTCCCAAAGGTGCTCAACCTGTGAAAGTTCAACCAATTGCAGTCCCCACAATTTCTGTAGAAGAAATTAGGGAGGCAACTAAGGATTTTGGTGATGAAACTTTGATTGGTGAGGGTTCTTTTGGTAGAGTGTACTTTGGTGCCCTAAAAAATGGTAGAAGTGCAGCAGTAAAAAAGTTAGATTCAAGCAAGCAACCAGACCAAGAGTTTTTGGCACAGGTCTCCATGGTGTCAAGACTTAAGCATGAAAATGTTGTGGAGTTGCTTGGTTATTGTGTTGATGGAAACACCCGTATCCTTGTTTATGAGTTTGCTACGATGGGCTCCCTTCATGATATGCTTCATG GACGGAAAGGTGTGAAGGGAGCTCAGCCTGGTCCGGTCTTGTCATGGACACAAAGAGTAAAGATTGCTGTTGGAGCAGCCAAAGGCCTAGAGTATCTTCATGAGAAAGCTCAGCCTCATATCATACACAGGGATATCAAGTCCAGCAATGTTCTTCTATTTGATGATGATGTAGCTAAAATAGCTGATTTTGATTTGTCAAACCAAGCTCCAGATATGGCCGCTCGGCTTCACTCAACTAGGGTTCTTGGAACATTTGGATATCATGCACCTGA GTATGCGATGACTGGACAACTTAGCACTAAGAGCGATGTGTACAGTTTTGGAGTTGTTCTTCTAGAGCTCCTGACTGGAAGAAAGCCTGTGGATCATACATTACCAAGAGGACAGCAGAGCCTTGTGACATGG TAA
- the LOC100824494 gene encoding squamosa promoter-binding-like protein 1 isoform X2 produces MEAGFRREGGQTGLANTMSSELSKNKKKKGLEWDLNDWRWDGNLFLATPSSNAVAAPSGCGSRELGRSEDGIDLSVADKRRRVSPVDNHGECSNAAIANGDHDRVVGRRGQSSREGRHANATGAYSTSAPYCQVDGCHADLRDSRDYHKRHKVCEVHTKSTVVRIKSIEHRFCQQCSRFHLLPEFDEGKKSCRSRLAKHNGRRRKAPAQAGAAGNTSSENQSLTNTLLLLLKQLSGQDPGSSSEQSNGPNFLVNLLKNLAAIAGTQAYQDMLKNANSASISSNDANYVVNGFTNEPTRSPIPVGTESSAVKQHVQNFDLNDAYVEEDESRTDKIVFKLFGKEPKDFPVDLRAQMLNWLSHYPSDMESHIRPGCVILTIYLRLPNWMWDKLKVNPAPWIENLISISTDGFWETGWLYTRLQDRLALSCNGRLMLVSPWQPLIGDKHQILCVTPIATACSSTANFSVKGFNIVQPTTKLLCIFGGEYLIQEATQMLHEDTMMQQGPQCLTFSCSFPSMSGRGFIEVEDYDQSSLSFPIVVAEESLCSEIRMLEDKLNLIAFGDILEGREDLMASRDQALNFLQEIGWFLQRSHKRATTDAPQYCTESFPVARFRWLLSFAIDQEWCSVVKKLLDTLFQGNIDVDVRSPFEFVLGEGLVFTAVNKRAKRLVEFLLRYTTNSALVARGAVSPVRFLFTPDITGSSNITPLHIAASMSDGAGVLDALTDDPQQLGIKAWKHARDTTGYTPEDYAQKRGHISYIQMVENKINSRLPKAHVSVSMTISPSTTDISEKHAGRSKSTNQTTLDIEKSQRSDKRPPSCRQCVQLQHIAYHPRPNRFLSNRPAVLSLVAIGAVCVCVGLIMQSPPTVGVGMTGPFLWSSLNYGPI; encoded by the exons ATGGAAGCCGGTTTCCGGCGAGAAGGCGGCCAAACTGgtttggctaatacaatgtcTAGTGAGCtcagcaagaacaagaagaagaagggcctcGAGTGGGATTTGAACGACTGGAGATGGGATGGCAACCTGTTCCTGGCCACACCGTCGTCGAATGCCGTCGCGGCGCCATCGGGTTGTGGCAGCAGGGAGCTGGGCCGATCTGAGGATGGGATAGATTTGAGTGTTGCTGACAAGAGGAGGAGAGTTTCACCAGTGGATAACCATGGGGAGTGCAGCAATGCTGCGATTGCAAATGGAGATCATGACAGGGTTGTTGGTCGGAGAGGGCAGAGCAGCAGAGAAGGgagacatgcaaatgcaaCAGGTGCATATTCCACTTCTGCTCCATATTGCCAAGTTGACGGCTGCCACGCGGATCTCCGTGACAGCAGGGACTACCATAAGAGGCACAAGGTGTGCGAAGTACATACCAAGTCCACTGTGGTTCGTATAAAAAGCATAGAGCATCGGTTTTGTCAGCAGTGCAGCAG GTTTCATCTTCTTCCAGAATTTGATGAAGGGAAGAAGAGCTGTCGCTCACGTCTAGCAAAACATAATGGTAGGAGGAGGAAAGCCCCAGCCCAGGCTGGTGCGGCTGGGAATACCTCAAGTGAAAATCAGTCTTTAACCAACACCTTACTCCTCTTGTTGAAACAACTTTCAGGGCAAGATC CTGGAAGCTCATCTGAGCAAAGCAATGGTCCCAACTTTTTGGTTAATCTTTTGAAGAACCTTGCTGCCATTGCTGGCACACAGGCGTATCAAGATATGCTTAAGAATGCAAATTCTGCTTCAATATCATCAAATGATGCTAACTACGTTGTAAATGGCTTCACAAACGAGCCAACCAGATCACCAATTCCTGTAGGAACTGAATCCTCAGCAG TGAAACAGCATGTGCAGAATTTTGATCTGAATGATGCTTACgttgaagaagatgag AGCCGAACAGATAAAATTGTCTTCAAGCTCTTTGGGAAAGAACCAAAGGATTTTCCTGTTGATCTACGTGCTCAG aTGCTAAACTGGTTGTCACATTACCCAAGTGATATGGAAAGCCATATTAGGCCTGGTTGTGTCATTCTAACTATTTACCTTCGTCTTCCTAATTGGATGTGGGATAAG CTTAAAGTCAATCCAGCTCCTTGGATAGAAAACCTTATTAGCATATCCACTGATGGCTTCTGGGAAACAGGATGGTTGTATACTAGGTTACAGGACCGCCTGGCATTGAGTTGCAATG GTAGGCTTATGTTAGTGTCTCCCTGGCAACCCTTAATAGGTGACAAGCATCAGATATTATGTGTAACTCCGATTGCAACTGCTTGTTCTTCAACAGCAAACTTCTCAGTGAAAGGTTTCAACATAGTTCAACCAACCACAAA ATTACTTTGTATATTCGGTGGGGAATATTTAATCCAAGAAGCGACACAAATGCTACATGAGGATACTATGATGCAGCAAGGCCCTCAATGTCTGACCTTCTCTTGCTCCTTTCCTAGTATGAGTGGAAGGGGGTTCATAGAG GTTGAAGATTATGACCAAAGCAGCCTTTCCTTTCCCATTGTTGTCGCTGAAGAATCTTTATGTTCTGAGATTCGTATGTTGGAGGATAAATTGAATTTAATTGCATTTGGTGATATTTTGGAAGGAAGAGAGGATCTGATGGCTTCTCGTGACCAAGCCTTAAACTTTTTACAAGAAATAGGCTGGTTTCTTCAGAGGAGCCACAAACGAGCTACAACTGATGCTCCACAATACTGTACTGAGAGTTTTCCTGTTGCAAGATTTAGATGGCTGCTATCTTTTGCGATTGATCAGGAATGGTGTTCTGTTGTGAAGAAGCTTCTGGATACATTGTTCCAGGGTAATATTGATGTAGATGTCCGCTCACCATTTGAATTTGTCCTAGGAGAAGGTTTAGTATTCACCGCGGTCAACAAGCGGGCGAAGCGTTTGGTTGAGTTCCTATTACGATACACAACAAATTCTGCACTTGTGGCCCGTGGAGCCGTGTCACCAGTTCGGTTCTTGTTCACACCTGATATAACTGGTTCATCAAATATTACACCTCTTCATATTGCAGCCAGTATGAGTGATGGTGCTGGTGTTTTAGATGCTTTAACTGATGATCCTCAACAG CTTGGAATCAAAGCATGGAAGCATGCTCGTGACACTACTGGGTACACTCCAGAGGATTATGCTCAGAAGAGAGGTCACATATCCTACATCCAGATGGTCGAGAACAAAATCAACAGCAGGTTGCCTAAAGCTCATGTGTCTGTTTCCATGACTATTAGTCCATCCACCACAGATATCTCTGAAAAGCACGCAGGTCGATCAAAGTCTACGAATCAAACCACATTGGATATTGAGAAAAGCCAAAGGAGCGACAAGAGACCACCAAGCTGCAGACAGTGCGTCCAGCTCCAGCACATTGCTTACCATCCCCGTCCGAACAGGTTTCTGTCGAACAGGCCTGCGGTGCTCTCCTTGGTCGCCATTGGTGCAGTCTGTGTCTGCGTAGGATTGATCATGCAGAGCCCGCCGACTGTCGGCGTTGGCATGACGGGTCCTTTCCTCTGGAGTTCCCTGAATTACGGTCCCATCTGA
- the LOC100824494 gene encoding squamosa promoter-binding-like protein 1 isoform X1 codes for MEAGFRREGGQTGLANTMSSELSKNKKKKGLEWDLNDWRWDGNLFLATPSSNAVAAPSGCGSRELGRSEDGIDLSVADKRRRVSPVDNHGECSNAAIANGDHDRVVGRRGQSSREGRHANATGAYSTSAPYCQVDGCHADLRDSRDYHKRHKVCEVHTKSTVVRIKSIEHRFCQQCSRFHLLPEFDEGKKSCRSRLAKHNGRRRKAPAQAGAAGNTSSENQSLTNTLLLLLKQLSGQDPGSSSEQSNGPNFLVNLLKNLAAIAGTQAYQDMLKNANSASISSNDANYVVNGFTNEPTRSPIPVGTESSAEHTVKQHVQNFDLNDAYVEEDESRTDKIVFKLFGKEPKDFPVDLRAQMLNWLSHYPSDMESHIRPGCVILTIYLRLPNWMWDKLKVNPAPWIENLISISTDGFWETGWLYTRLQDRLALSCNGRLMLVSPWQPLIGDKHQILCVTPIATACSSTANFSVKGFNIVQPTTKLLCIFGGEYLIQEATQMLHEDTMMQQGPQCLTFSCSFPSMSGRGFIEVEDYDQSSLSFPIVVAEESLCSEIRMLEDKLNLIAFGDILEGREDLMASRDQALNFLQEIGWFLQRSHKRATTDAPQYCTESFPVARFRWLLSFAIDQEWCSVVKKLLDTLFQGNIDVDVRSPFEFVLGEGLVFTAVNKRAKRLVEFLLRYTTNSALVARGAVSPVRFLFTPDITGSSNITPLHIAASMSDGAGVLDALTDDPQQLGIKAWKHARDTTGYTPEDYAQKRGHISYIQMVENKINSRLPKAHVSVSMTISPSTTDISEKHAGRSKSTNQTTLDIEKSQRSDKRPPSCRQCVQLQHIAYHPRPNRFLSNRPAVLSLVAIGAVCVCVGLIMQSPPTVGVGMTGPFLWSSLNYGPI; via the exons ATGGAAGCCGGTTTCCGGCGAGAAGGCGGCCAAACTGgtttggctaatacaatgtcTAGTGAGCtcagcaagaacaagaagaagaagggcctcGAGTGGGATTTGAACGACTGGAGATGGGATGGCAACCTGTTCCTGGCCACACCGTCGTCGAATGCCGTCGCGGCGCCATCGGGTTGTGGCAGCAGGGAGCTGGGCCGATCTGAGGATGGGATAGATTTGAGTGTTGCTGACAAGAGGAGGAGAGTTTCACCAGTGGATAACCATGGGGAGTGCAGCAATGCTGCGATTGCAAATGGAGATCATGACAGGGTTGTTGGTCGGAGAGGGCAGAGCAGCAGAGAAGGgagacatgcaaatgcaaCAGGTGCATATTCCACTTCTGCTCCATATTGCCAAGTTGACGGCTGCCACGCGGATCTCCGTGACAGCAGGGACTACCATAAGAGGCACAAGGTGTGCGAAGTACATACCAAGTCCACTGTGGTTCGTATAAAAAGCATAGAGCATCGGTTTTGTCAGCAGTGCAGCAG GTTTCATCTTCTTCCAGAATTTGATGAAGGGAAGAAGAGCTGTCGCTCACGTCTAGCAAAACATAATGGTAGGAGGAGGAAAGCCCCAGCCCAGGCTGGTGCGGCTGGGAATACCTCAAGTGAAAATCAGTCTTTAACCAACACCTTACTCCTCTTGTTGAAACAACTTTCAGGGCAAGATC CTGGAAGCTCATCTGAGCAAAGCAATGGTCCCAACTTTTTGGTTAATCTTTTGAAGAACCTTGCTGCCATTGCTGGCACACAGGCGTATCAAGATATGCTTAAGAATGCAAATTCTGCTTCAATATCATCAAATGATGCTAACTACGTTGTAAATGGCTTCACAAACGAGCCAACCAGATCACCAATTCCTGTAGGAACTGAATCCTCAGCAG AGCATACAGTGAAACAGCATGTGCAGAATTTTGATCTGAATGATGCTTACgttgaagaagatgag AGCCGAACAGATAAAATTGTCTTCAAGCTCTTTGGGAAAGAACCAAAGGATTTTCCTGTTGATCTACGTGCTCAG aTGCTAAACTGGTTGTCACATTACCCAAGTGATATGGAAAGCCATATTAGGCCTGGTTGTGTCATTCTAACTATTTACCTTCGTCTTCCTAATTGGATGTGGGATAAG CTTAAAGTCAATCCAGCTCCTTGGATAGAAAACCTTATTAGCATATCCACTGATGGCTTCTGGGAAACAGGATGGTTGTATACTAGGTTACAGGACCGCCTGGCATTGAGTTGCAATG GTAGGCTTATGTTAGTGTCTCCCTGGCAACCCTTAATAGGTGACAAGCATCAGATATTATGTGTAACTCCGATTGCAACTGCTTGTTCTTCAACAGCAAACTTCTCAGTGAAAGGTTTCAACATAGTTCAACCAACCACAAA ATTACTTTGTATATTCGGTGGGGAATATTTAATCCAAGAAGCGACACAAATGCTACATGAGGATACTATGATGCAGCAAGGCCCTCAATGTCTGACCTTCTCTTGCTCCTTTCCTAGTATGAGTGGAAGGGGGTTCATAGAG GTTGAAGATTATGACCAAAGCAGCCTTTCCTTTCCCATTGTTGTCGCTGAAGAATCTTTATGTTCTGAGATTCGTATGTTGGAGGATAAATTGAATTTAATTGCATTTGGTGATATTTTGGAAGGAAGAGAGGATCTGATGGCTTCTCGTGACCAAGCCTTAAACTTTTTACAAGAAATAGGCTGGTTTCTTCAGAGGAGCCACAAACGAGCTACAACTGATGCTCCACAATACTGTACTGAGAGTTTTCCTGTTGCAAGATTTAGATGGCTGCTATCTTTTGCGATTGATCAGGAATGGTGTTCTGTTGTGAAGAAGCTTCTGGATACATTGTTCCAGGGTAATATTGATGTAGATGTCCGCTCACCATTTGAATTTGTCCTAGGAGAAGGTTTAGTATTCACCGCGGTCAACAAGCGGGCGAAGCGTTTGGTTGAGTTCCTATTACGATACACAACAAATTCTGCACTTGTGGCCCGTGGAGCCGTGTCACCAGTTCGGTTCTTGTTCACACCTGATATAACTGGTTCATCAAATATTACACCTCTTCATATTGCAGCCAGTATGAGTGATGGTGCTGGTGTTTTAGATGCTTTAACTGATGATCCTCAACAG CTTGGAATCAAAGCATGGAAGCATGCTCGTGACACTACTGGGTACACTCCAGAGGATTATGCTCAGAAGAGAGGTCACATATCCTACATCCAGATGGTCGAGAACAAAATCAACAGCAGGTTGCCTAAAGCTCATGTGTCTGTTTCCATGACTATTAGTCCATCCACCACAGATATCTCTGAAAAGCACGCAGGTCGATCAAAGTCTACGAATCAAACCACATTGGATATTGAGAAAAGCCAAAGGAGCGACAAGAGACCACCAAGCTGCAGACAGTGCGTCCAGCTCCAGCACATTGCTTACCATCCCCGTCCGAACAGGTTTCTGTCGAACAGGCCTGCGGTGCTCTCCTTGGTCGCCATTGGTGCAGTCTGTGTCTGCGTAGGATTGATCATGCAGAGCCCGCCGACTGTCGGCGTTGGCATGACGGGTCCTTTCCTCTGGAGTTCCCTGAATTACGGTCCCATCTGA
- the LOC100824801 gene encoding S-adenosylmethionine synthase 4 — MAEIDTFLFTSESVNEGHPDKLCDQISDAVLDACLAEDPDSKVACETCTKTNMVMVFGEITTKANVDYEKIVRDTCRGIGFVSNDVGLDADHCKVLVNIEQQSPDIAQGVHGNFTKRPEEIGAGDQGHMFGYATDETPELMPLSHVLATKLGARLTEVRKNGTCPWLRPDGKTQVTVEYHNDNGAMVPIRVHTVLISTQHDETVTNDEIAADLKEHVIKPVIPEQYLDEKTIFHLNPSGRFVIGGPHGDAGLTGRKIIIDTYGGWGAHGGGAFSGKDPTKVDRSGAYVARQAAKSIVASGLARRCIVQVSYAIGVPDPLSVFVDTYGTGKIPDKEILKIVKENFDFRPGMIIINLDLKRGGNDRYLKTAAYGHFGRDGPDFTWEVVKPLEWKKPSA; from the coding sequence ATGGCTGAAATTGACACCTTCCTCTTCACATCTGAGTCTGTCAATGAGGGACATCCTGACAAGCTCTGTGACCAGATATCTGATGCGGTGTTAGATGCATGCTTGGCTGAAGACCCTGACAGCAAGGTTGCTTGTGAGACATGCACCAAGACCAACATGGTCATGGTCTTTGGTGAGATCACTACCAAGGCCAATGTTGACTATGAGAAGATTGTCAGGGATACTTGCCGTGGTATTGGTTTTGTGTCCAATGATGTAGGGCTTGATGCTGACCACTGCAAGGTACTTGTCAATATTGAGCAGCAGTCCCCTGACATAGCGCAGGGTGTCCACGGTAACTTCACCAAGCGCCCTGAGGAGATTGGCGCGGGTGACCAGGGTCATATGTTTGGATATGCAACTGATGAGACTCCTGAGTTGATGCCTCTCAGCCATGTTCTTGCTACCAAGCTTGGTGCTCGTCTCACTGAGGTCCGCAAGAATGGGACCTGCCCATGGCTGAGGCCTGATGGGAAGACCCAGGTGACTGTAGAGTATCACAATGACAATGGTGCGATGGTCCCTATACGTGTCCACACTGTGCTCATCTCTACCCAGCATGATGAGACTGTGACCAATGATGAGATTGCTGCTGATCTGAAGGAGCATGTGATTAAGCCTGTCATCCCGGAGCAGTATCTTGATGAGAAGACCATTTTCCATCTCAACCCATCTGGTCGCTTTGTCATTGGTGGACCTCATGGCGATGCTGGTCTCACTGGTAGGAAGATCATCATTGATACTTATGGTGGCTGGGGAGCCCATGGTGGAGGCGCTTTCTCTGGCAAGGACCCAACCAAGGTGGATCGCAGTGGAGCATATGTtgccaggcaagcagccaagaGCATTGTTGCTAGTGGCCTTGCCCGCCGCTGCATCGTCCAAGTGTCTTATGCCATCGGTGTACCTGACCCACTCTCGGTGTTTGTTGACACGTACGGCACAGGCAAGATCCCCGACAAGGAGATCCTCAAGATCGTCAAGGAGAACTTCGACTTCAGGCCAGGCATGATCATCATCAACCTTGACCTGAAGAGGGGTGGGAATGACCGCTACCTCAAGACGGCGGCATACGGTCACTTTGGCAGGGATGGCCCGGACTTCACCTGGGAGGTTGTGAAGCCCCTCGAGTGGAAGAAGCCTTCTGCCTGA